The Microtus ochrogaster isolate Prairie Vole_2 unplaced genomic scaffold, MicOch1.0 UNK35, whole genome shotgun sequence genome has a segment encoding these proteins:
- the Fcer1a gene encoding high affinity immunoglobulin epsilon receptor subunit alpha: protein MQTKYLCTEWHHKEACGSAETHGPQPPDSRCAAEALAITLTATQKSVVSLTPPWIRIFTGDNVTLTCNANSSRQDNNTKWFHNGTISKVTTSHWDIVSATIQDSGKYVCQNQGLYKSKPVYLEVTRDWLLLQTSAEMVIDNESFDIRCYGWRNGTVQKVIYYRNDHAFKYSYENPKITIRNANLNDSGTYHCTGYLKRLNYTSEKFRITVIRFYKNKHHWLQFIIQLLVVILFAVDTGLLFSTQEQFKLALKIQKARKRNKP, encoded by the exons ATGCAAACCAAATACTTGTGCACTGAATGGCACCATAAGGAAGCCTGTGGCTCTGCTGAGACCCATGGTCCTCAGCCACCAGATTCTAGGTGTGCAGCTGAAG CTCTGGCCATCACACTAACGG CCACTCAGAAATCTGTTGTGTCCTTGACCCCACCATGGATTAGAATATTTACAGGAGATAACGTGACTCTTACGTGCAATGCGAACAGTTCCCGTCAAGACAACAATACTAAATGGTTCCACAATGGCACCATTTCTAAAGTGACAACTTCACACTGGGACATCGTGAGTGCCACCATTCAAGACAGTGGAAAATACGTATGTCAGAACCAAGGACTTTACAAGAGTAAACCCGTGTACTTGGAAGTGACGAGAG ATTGGCTGCTTCTTCAGACCTCTGCTGAGATGGTAATAGACAATGAGTCCTTTGACATCCGATGCTATGGCTGGAGGAACGGGACTGTCCAGAAGGTGATCTACTATAGGAATGACCATGCTTTCAAGTACAGTTATGAGAACCCCAAAATCACCATTAGAAATGCCAACCTTAACGACAGTGGCACCTATCACTGCACGGGCTATCTTAAGCGGCTGAACTACACATCCGAGAAATTCAGAATCACCGTAATAAGAT TTTACAAAAACAAGCATCATTGGCTACAGTTTATTATCCAGTTGCTGGTGGTGATTCTGTTTGCTGTGGACACGGGGTTATTGTTTTCAACTCAGGAACAGTTCAAACTAGCCTTGAAGATTCAGAAGGCAAGAAAACGCAACAAACCTTAA